In Spirochaetota bacterium, the following proteins share a genomic window:
- a CDS encoding PilZ domain-containing protein, giving the protein MLRDVRIYFSGGETALIKKVTGEEYREALVDLSPNGIAVTCSTTYAKNEIVKIELDIFGEHLAFKGAVKRWQDEKKYVEFVYVNDENRAVIDDLLNRFGAQPKG; this is encoded by the coding sequence ATGCTCAGGGACGTTCGCATCTATTTTTCCGGCGGCGAGACAGCGCTGATAAAGAAGGTTACCGGCGAGGAATACCGCGAAGCGCTCGTCGATCTTTCGCCCAATGGGATCGCCGTCACATGCTCGACCACCTACGCAAAGAACGAGATCGTCAAGATAGAACTGGATATTTTCGGCGAGCACCTTGCGTTCAAGGGCGCCGTTAAGCGCTGGCAGGACGAGAAAAAATACGTCGAGTTCGTTTATGTGAACGACGAGAACCGCGCCGTCATCGACGATCTTCTCAATCGCTTCGGGGCGCAGCCGAAGGGTTAG
- a CDS encoding AraC family transcriptional regulator, giving the protein MKDTILHLRANDFFSDGFPFGVIRVRTDNVSPLWHDHDFFEMVFIVNGSGVHKTLSRKTPLKRGSVYFLNRGEAHSYETKGMLENITFVFSPAFIRDPYISDIADDLSIFPLKAFAEGRRGGFHALSLTLAAFAAVHPLIESIASEHAARREHYQRVIRCDMTKLLIMLSRSDDTPAPMDTHAERAMEYIRTHYRGDVTLTAIADAAGLNSSYLSRHFHARTGFRITEYINDVRTQKATELLRTTRMPVIDIAEETGYKSLSAFYDAFKRATGVSPAQVREHANAAGKKPGTKGKKTGRR; this is encoded by the coding sequence ATGAAGGATACCATACTCCACCTCCGCGCGAACGATTTCTTCAGCGACGGCTTTCCCTTCGGCGTCATACGCGTACGCACCGATAATGTCTCGCCGCTCTGGCATGATCACGATTTCTTCGAGATGGTGTTCATCGTCAACGGTTCCGGCGTGCATAAGACGCTGTCTCGTAAGACGCCGCTGAAACGCGGGAGCGTATACTTCCTCAATCGCGGCGAGGCTCATTCCTATGAAACGAAGGGCATGCTCGAGAACATAACGTTCGTTTTTTCACCGGCGTTCATACGCGATCCCTATATTTCGGACATCGCCGATGATCTTTCCATATTCCCGCTCAAAGCGTTCGCCGAGGGCCGCCGCGGCGGATTCCATGCCCTCTCACTCACGCTCGCGGCATTCGCCGCCGTGCATCCGCTCATTGAATCGATTGCCTCCGAACATGCCGCGCGGCGAGAGCATTATCAGCGCGTCATACGCTGCGATATGACGAAGCTCCTCATCATGCTTTCCCGCTCCGATGATACTCCCGCGCCTATGGACACGCATGCCGAGCGCGCGATGGAATATATCCGCACACATTACCGCGGCGATGTAACGCTTACCGCCATCGCCGATGCTGCCGGTCTTAATAGTTCGTATCTCTCACGCCACTTCCATGCGAGAACGGGGTTCCGTATCACCGAATACATCAACGATGTTCGTACACAGAAAGCCACCGAGCTCCTCCGCACGACACGCATGCCGGTCATCGATATCGCCGAGGAGACCGGGTATAAAAGCCTCTCGGCGTTCTACGATGCCTTCAAGCGGGCCACCGGTGTATCGCCGGCGCAGGTGCGCGAGCATGCGAATGCCGCCGGTAAAAAACCGGGAACGAAAGGTAAAAAAACCGGAAGAAGGTAG
- a CDS encoding LacI family DNA-binding transcriptional regulator: IAKRFGYVPSDLARSFYQKKSFRLGLVIPFSMSEGRVRAVPSEYFSKVLYGAVGAAKAARYSVTVITDDGLSARDLEREVLSHAVDGFIFLGGRIGDTRYDELHSRTVPFVLVHHYVPGKPFISVDTDSESGMRELFAYFREKSVRVLGFLNGGESFVNAVDRTRLFSSLAEEFGFTVMRSVDGDFSRTSGRNAASHFLGAPFPDAIVCANDRMAFGLIEAFKRENVAIPADVRVTGFDNQDVSTLLTPALTTIDNPLYDIGALAAKKLIHRIRGEEVASEQLPSRLIVRESA, encoded by the coding sequence GCATCGCCAAACGGTTCGGCTATGTACCGTCGGACCTTGCCCGGAGCTTTTATCAGAAGAAAAGTTTCCGCTTAGGGCTCGTCATCCCGTTCTCGATGAGCGAGGGACGCGTTCGCGCCGTGCCGTCGGAGTATTTTTCCAAGGTGCTCTACGGTGCTGTCGGCGCGGCGAAGGCGGCACGCTATTCGGTGACGGTCATTACCGATGACGGCCTTTCCGCACGCGACCTTGAGCGCGAGGTGCTCTCGCATGCGGTCGACGGGTTCATCTTCCTCGGCGGACGTATCGGCGATACACGGTATGACGAGCTCCATTCGCGCACGGTGCCGTTCGTGCTCGTGCATCATTACGTCCCCGGAAAACCGTTCATATCCGTCGATACGGATTCAGAATCCGGGATGCGTGAACTGTTCGCCTATTTCCGCGAAAAAAGCGTACGTGTGCTCGGCTTTCTCAACGGCGGGGAAAGCTTCGTCAATGCCGTCGACCGGACGCGGCTTTTCTCATCGCTCGCAGAGGAATTCGGATTTACCGTCATGCGCTCCGTTGACGGCGACTTCTCACGAACGAGCGGCCGCAATGCCGCTTCCCATTTTCTCGGTGCACCGTTCCCGGATGCGATCGTCTGCGCCAATGACCGCATGGCATTCGGGCTCATCGAAGCGTTCAAGCGGGAGAACGTCGCGATACCTGCGGATGTACGGGTGACCGGGTTCGATAATCAGGATGTCTCTACGCTCCTGACACCGGCGCTCACCACCATCGACAACCCCCTCTATGACATCGGCGCGCTTGCGGCAAAGAAGCTCATACACCGCATACGCGGCGAAGAAGTTGCGAGCGAACAGCTGCCGTCGCGGCTTATCGTAAGGGAGTCCGCGTAG
- a CDS encoding CehA/McbA family metallohydrolase, giving the protein MTIDFKNPFQQTGVWLKGNLHMHTTESDGKLSPHDAVKRYEDAGYGFIAITDHNKRTMPDVRTNGMLLIPGEEIDFNHNGCYHIVAVNTQRAIGLSPDEKKTITPADVIARIRAAGGEAILAHPYWSNETIEQTKLCAGVLGVEVYNHDCHVWHGSGHSMVHWDDMLRIGMRVNGFASDDAHAYSSTSTRPDDALGGFTMVRAKERTPEAVMEAIRAGYFYASNGPEIKNVTISGSTVSIETSPVKSVSFRTPHWNSVRYENTDGSLMTAVSHAIAHTMRIMRIECMDDKGRMAWTNPFWLSE; this is encoded by the coding sequence ATGACCATTGATTTCAAGAACCCTTTCCAGCAAACGGGTGTATGGCTGAAAGGGAATCTTCATATGCACACGACGGAGTCCGACGGCAAACTCTCGCCACACGATGCGGTAAAGCGGTACGAGGACGCGGGATACGGTTTCATAGCGATAACCGATCACAACAAACGGACCATGCCCGATGTGCGCACGAACGGCATGCTCCTCATCCCCGGTGAAGAGATCGATTTTAATCACAACGGATGCTATCATATCGTCGCGGTGAACACACAGCGTGCGATAGGATTATCTCCGGATGAAAAAAAGACGATCACGCCCGCCGATGTCATCGCGCGTATACGAGCCGCCGGGGGCGAGGCGATACTCGCACACCCCTACTGGTCGAATGAAACGATAGAACAGACAAAACTGTGCGCGGGCGTTCTCGGCGTGGAAGTGTACAATCACGATTGCCATGTATGGCACGGCAGCGGCCACTCGATGGTGCACTGGGACGATATGCTCCGCATCGGCATGCGCGTGAACGGCTTTGCATCCGACGATGCGCATGCATACAGCAGTACATCGACGCGCCCGGACGATGCGCTCGGCGGATTCACCATGGTGAGGGCTAAAGAACGCACTCCCGAAGCCGTTATGGAAGCGATACGCGCAGGATATTTCTACGCATCGAACGGCCCTGAGATAAAGAACGTCACGATATCCGGCAGCACCGTTTCCATAGAAACATCGCCGGTTAAGTCGGTGTCGTTCCGCACGCCGCATTGGAACAGCGTACGCTATGAGAACACCGACGGATCGCTCATGACCGCGGTATCGCATGCCATTGCGCACACTATGCGGATCATGCGCATCGAGTGCATGGATGATAAGGGACGCATGGCGTGGACGAACCCGTTCTGGCTGTCGGAATGA
- a CDS encoding STAS domain-containing protein, with translation MEIIEKDGGSVRIAVLEGDLTADDGMHMRDVILDAMRSPSCRRLYFDMSNVRFIGSSGLGVLLFGLRRLREQKKELAICNVAPPVRKLFQDIRLDAVLPMDEKVTVR, from the coding sequence ATGGAGATCATTGAAAAGGACGGCGGGTCCGTCCGTATCGCGGTGCTGGAAGGCGATCTCACCGCCGATGACGGCATGCATATGCGCGATGTCATTCTCGACGCCATGCGTTCGCCCTCGTGCCGGCGTCTTTACTTCGATATGAGCAATGTACGTTTTATCGGCTCAAGCGGGCTCGGCGTCCTGCTTTTCGGGCTGAGGCGTCTCCGGGAACAGAAAAAAGAACTTGCTATCTGCAATGTCGCTCCGCCGGTGCGGAAACTTTTTCAGGATATTCGCCTGGACGCCGTCCTGCCCATGGATGAGAAGGTCACGGTGCGTTGA
- a CDS encoding ribonuclease HII, whose amino-acid sequence MKKPHEDVDLFAYERALTADGRGRIAGIDEVGRGALAGPLVAAGVILDLDNVPLGINDSKKLSARKRETLYDAIIASARAYKIVFTPIETIDDVNILNATIMTMQAIVREMDPPPDHLLIDAVHLPAVSTPQTSIIKGDAKSVSIAAASILAKVARDRHMEELSKGFPGYGWEKNKGYGAKDHIEAIHTKGVTEHHRRTFAPVSGILETNTLF is encoded by the coding sequence ATGAAGAAGCCGCATGAGGATGTCGATCTTTTTGCCTACGAGCGTGCATTAACGGCCGATGGCCGAGGGCGTATCGCCGGCATCGATGAAGTGGGGCGCGGTGCGCTTGCGGGGCCGCTCGTTGCAGCGGGCGTGATACTCGATCTCGACAACGTCCCGCTGGGGATAAACGATTCAAAGAAGCTTTCCGCCAGGAAACGCGAAACGCTTTACGATGCCATCATCGCCTCGGCGCGCGCGTACAAGATAGTGTTCACTCCGATAGAGACGATAGACGATGTGAACATCCTCAATGCGACGATAATGACCATGCAGGCCATAGTCCGGGAGATGGACCCTCCGCCAGACCATCTTCTCATCGATGCGGTGCATCTGCCGGCGGTATCCACGCCGCAGACATCCATCATCAAAGGGGATGCGAAGTCAGTATCAATAGCGGCGGCAAGCATTCTCGCGAAAGTCGCGCGCGACAGGCATATGGAGGAGCTCTCAAAAGGTTTTCCCGGCTACGGCTGGGAGAAGAACAAGGGCTACGGTGCGAAGGACCATATCGAGGCGATACATACGAAGGGCGTCACTGAGCATCATCGCCGGACATTCGCCCCGGTCTCCGGGATACTGGAGACGAATACGCTCTTCTAA
- a CDS encoding DUF6786 family protein — MKIAEFTALLDRAYRRHHVIGDERFGVVAGLDLEGRLFTVLDGEVVSRVNAEAIMAVSTRHKYQNPGGDVLWPAPEGTMFGYEYTAGTWRVPPEITGARYVVVQSAQSSAVIEAEIDLVNNKGIGIPCLFTRDIHLDAGGNARVMHVKESITYLGTRTLQRGEFLIAPWSLSQFDSGPGAEVVFPHAAGSVRDLYDASDSQRSVRDGLCHTKTDTSQRYQIAISAAVDHIEYHNPEKKLTVRRTAEKIRSGRYIDIADAPPDTIPSDIGVRFSVYSDKSGFMEIEAAGGCIDELKNGDTLRLRVSTAFSTGDM, encoded by the coding sequence ATGAAGATCGCTGAGTTCACCGCACTGTTAGATAGAGCATATCGCAGGCATCATGTCATCGGCGATGAGCGATTCGGCGTCGTCGCCGGGCTCGATCTTGAAGGGCGACTCTTCACCGTCCTTGACGGCGAGGTGGTAAGCCGCGTGAATGCCGAAGCGATAATGGCGGTCTCTACGCGGCACAAATATCAGAACCCGGGCGGGGATGTGCTCTGGCCGGCACCGGAAGGGACAATGTTCGGTTATGAGTATACCGCCGGCACCTGGCGTGTTCCCCCGGAGATAACCGGCGCACGATATGTCGTTGTTCAAAGCGCTCAGTCCTCCGCTGTCATCGAGGCTGAGATAGATCTTGTCAATAACAAAGGCATCGGCATCCCGTGTCTGTTCACGAGGGATATACATCTCGATGCGGGCGGCAACGCACGGGTCATGCATGTTAAAGAATCGATAACCTATCTCGGTACGCGGACATTACAGCGCGGTGAATTCCTCATCGCGCCGTGGTCATTGTCGCAGTTCGACAGCGGGCCGGGTGCCGAGGTCGTATTTCCGCATGCTGCCGGAAGCGTGCGCGACCTCTACGATGCAAGCGACAGCCAGCGTTCGGTCCGCGACGGGCTCTGTCACACAAAGACCGATACATCACAGCGGTATCAGATAGCTATAAGTGCGGCGGTAGATCATATCGAATATCACAACCCAGAAAAAAAGCTTACCGTCCGTCGTACTGCGGAGAAGATACGCTCAGGGAGATATATAGACATTGCCGATGCGCCGCCGGATACGATACCGTCGGATATCGGAGTGCGTTTCAGCGTGTACAGCGACAAGAGCGGATTTATGGAGATAGAAGCGGCGGGCGGATGCATCGATGAGCTGAAGAATGGCGATACGCTGCGGCTGCGGGTATCGACGGCTTTTTCGACAGGCGATATGTGA
- a CDS encoding zinc-binding dehydrogenase translates to MKTQAVLFPKTDSFEMTDITLDEPGVNDIVVRTLVSSISPGTERWILRGRHMGTQFPLIPGYHRIGVVESAGKDVSAFKTGDVVYGCGNRWKEKTINSMWGAHVGMSVSAPAGYNLLSHSMLSPAELESLSFSVVIGVAVRGIRFLDPKFRQSMVIIGGGIIGVCAAMLAQKRGCAVAVLEPDTERRAFIQKLLPLVLDPADTSLEEKLKAIAPNGFDHLYDSVGHAPTTDRLVKLMRSQGTVLLQAQYFDKEKCAIDIDQIKLKELTIKTTCGTRDEDWHDTTTYIRDGYLPVTPLITQRFGTEDILTGYELLSSGKPFNLGMVFNWNN, encoded by the coding sequence ATGAAAACACAAGCCGTACTTTTCCCGAAGACAGATTCGTTCGAAATGACCGACATAACGCTCGATGAACCGGGAGTGAACGATATCGTCGTCAGAACGCTCGTCTCCTCGATATCACCGGGGACAGAACGATGGATACTCCGCGGGCGTCATATGGGCACGCAGTTCCCGCTCATCCCCGGCTATCACCGCATCGGTGTCGTTGAAAGCGCTGGAAAAGATGTCAGCGCGTTCAAGACGGGCGATGTCGTGTACGGCTGCGGGAATCGATGGAAAGAAAAGACGATCAACTCGATGTGGGGCGCGCATGTCGGCATGTCGGTGAGCGCTCCGGCGGGGTATAATCTCCTCTCTCACAGCATGCTGTCGCCCGCTGAGCTTGAATCGCTTTCATTCTCCGTTGTCATCGGCGTGGCGGTGCGCGGTATTCGCTTCCTCGATCCGAAATTCCGTCAGTCCATGGTGATCATCGGCGGGGGCATCATCGGCGTATGCGCTGCGATGCTCGCGCAAAAGCGCGGCTGCGCGGTCGCCGTGCTCGAACCTGACACGGAGCGGCGCGCGTTCATACAAAAACTGCTGCCCCTCGTGCTCGATCCCGCTGACACCTCGCTCGAGGAAAAGCTCAAAGCGATAGCGCCGAACGGATTCGATCATCTCTACGACAGTGTCGGTCATGCGCCGACCACCGACAGGCTCGTGAAGCTCATGCGAAGCCAGGGCACGGTGCTCCTCCAGGCGCAGTATTTCGACAAGGAAAAGTGCGCCATCGATATCGATCAGATAAAGCTGAAGGAGCTGACGATAAAGACCACCTGCGGCACGCGCGACGAGGACTGGCATGATACGACGACCTACATTCGGGACGGCTATCTCCCGGTCACGCCGCTCATCACGCAGCGCTTCGGCACGGAAGACATACTCACGGGCTATGAGCTCCTCTCGTCCGGCAAGCCGTTCAATCTGGGCATGGTGTTCAACTGGAACAACTGA
- a CDS encoding acetylxylan esterase — protein MRSSVHILSFAAFMTFAGALAAGTYTFMASTDKDPLTYASGENMVFTVQLLEDGKPVAGKNLLWLRRGDDGRTNGGKAVSSADEPLTITTSIEQPGFVHINVVASDENGKTLMNNGKNMPSFDGGAGIALDGIEGWPEPDDFDAFWKKQKVRLAAVPLKAEMVPVDSGNADVLCFDVKVDCAGTMPVSGYYCRPKNAAAKSIPARVSFHGYGVRSSNKPTGSALNSLAMDVNAHGISNGMPAEYYQKLSDTTLKGYAWKDDENKDPETAYFNGMFMRVMRSLEFIKSQPEWDGKTLIVTGGSQGGLQCLAAAGLDPDVSYCDAGIPWCCDLGGRNRNRLSGWFMKWFDALGYYDAANHAKRIKCKTHIFAGLGDYTCPPSTIAVLYNNLSVPKQLEFQQGRTHGYTMPNGAKYSISKDW, from the coding sequence ATGAGATCATCCGTGCATATACTCTCGTTCGCCGCTTTCATGACATTTGCCGGAGCGCTCGCAGCCGGAACATATACGTTCATGGCCTCAACCGATAAGGACCCGCTCACCTATGCCTCCGGAGAGAACATGGTGTTCACCGTGCAGCTCCTTGAGGACGGCAAGCCCGTGGCGGGAAAGAACCTTTTGTGGCTGCGCCGCGGCGATGACGGAAGAACGAATGGCGGAAAAGCCGTTTCTTCGGCCGATGAACCGCTCACCATTACCACCTCGATAGAGCAGCCGGGCTTCGTGCACATCAACGTCGTCGCGAGCGATGAGAACGGCAAGACGCTCATGAACAATGGGAAGAACATGCCTTCGTTCGACGGCGGTGCCGGGATAGCGCTTGACGGCATCGAAGGGTGGCCGGAACCTGACGACTTCGATGCGTTCTGGAAGAAGCAGAAGGTACGACTTGCCGCAGTACCGCTCAAGGCCGAGATGGTGCCGGTCGACTCCGGTAACGCCGATGTGCTTTGTTTCGATGTGAAGGTAGACTGCGCAGGGACTATGCCGGTGTCCGGTTATTACTGCAGGCCGAAGAATGCGGCGGCGAAGTCGATTCCTGCGCGTGTGAGCTTTCACGGCTACGGTGTCCGCAGCTCGAATAAGCCCACCGGATCGGCTTTGAACTCGCTTGCCATGGATGTCAACGCGCACGGCATATCCAACGGCATGCCGGCGGAGTATTATCAAAAACTTTCAGATACAACGCTCAAAGGATATGCGTGGAAGGATGATGAGAACAAGGACCCGGAAACGGCATATTTCAACGGTATGTTCATGCGCGTCATGCGCTCGCTCGAGTTCATCAAATCACAGCCCGAATGGGACGGCAAAACGCTCATCGTTACCGGCGGCAGTCAGGGCGGCCTGCAATGCCTTGCCGCCGCCGGGCTCGATCCCGATGTGTCCTACTGCGATGCGGGCATTCCCTGGTGCTGCGACCTCGGGGGGCGTAATCGCAACAGGCTCTCGGGCTGGTTCATGAAATGGTTCGATGCGCTCGGCTACTACGATGCTGCCAATCACGCCAAACGCATCAAATGCAAAACGCATATATTTGCGGGACTCGGTGATTACACCTGCCCGCCGTCGACGATAGCGGTGCTGTACAATAATCTCAGCGTACCGAAACAGCTTGAATTCCAGCAGGGCCGCACGCACGGATATACGATGCCCAACGGAGCGAAGTATTCCATCAGCAAGGACTGGTGA
- the folK gene encoding 2-amino-4-hydroxy-6-hydroxymethyldihydropteridine diphosphokinase, translating into MNIREAVRRIGTLADVTPLRVSSLYRSERLGDAATTDFHNAAMTILTEISPDALLTALNAIEHELGRVRTVRWGDRTIDIDIILFGDIRMDTPRLTIPHPGFRTRPFVLLPSIEIDPTFHDIDGTPFTELLQHAVGRCERLEGTSPPLF; encoded by the coding sequence GTGAACATTCGAGAAGCCGTACGGCGCATTGGTACGCTTGCGGACGTCACTCCTCTGCGTGTGTCGTCGCTCTATCGAAGCGAGAGGCTCGGGGATGCCGCGACCACGGATTTCCATAACGCAGCAATGACGATCTTGACGGAAATTTCCCCCGATGCATTGCTTACCGCGCTTAATGCTATTGAACATGAACTCGGAAGGGTGCGTACGGTGCGCTGGGGCGACAGGACCATCGATATAGACATCATCCTCTTCGGTGATATACGGATGGATACGCCGCGGCTGACGATACCGCATCCTGGTTTCCGCACGCGGCCGTTCGTACTGCTGCCGTCGATAGAGATCGATCCGACGTTCCATGATATCGATGGGACTCCGTTCACCGAGCTTCTTCAGCATGCCGTCGGGCGCTGTGAACGCCTTGAGGGAACATCGCCCCCGCTTTTTTGA
- a CDS encoding zinc-binding dehydrogenase, which produces MKAAVANGDGTIHVVSVPEPAVGPYQCLCKINACASCTGTDQKIVAGHFGGKDNFPGVLGHESVGRVVSTGAKVRHIKEGDVFLRPSSVYPGGRLGSYGSLWGCFAEYGIVTDIDAFREDKAEGALSGYTTYQQKIPSDAVRSDEEMTMLITLKELSSFLVNCGVAPYSSIVVLGTGAVAMAAVYFAKLLGVHPVIAVGRRDEALAHMKEVGADHTINIAREDMIAAVRKILPGVNLVVDTTGNVELASKALDICAPNGRVVMYALPEKNDITIPWDHAIGKSMAVVGPSENKAHQYLIDLIRLNAVPLKKFYSHTMPLADIAEGFAMLKEKKATKIVFTI; this is translated from the coding sequence ATGAAAGCTGCCGTTGCAAATGGCGATGGAACGATACACGTCGTATCCGTGCCTGAACCCGCCGTCGGTCCGTATCAATGCCTCTGCAAAATAAACGCCTGCGCATCATGTACGGGTACCGATCAGAAAATAGTTGCCGGTCATTTCGGCGGCAAGGACAATTTCCCCGGCGTGCTCGGCCATGAAAGTGTCGGCCGTGTGGTCTCCACCGGAGCGAAGGTTCGGCACATAAAGGAAGGCGATGTATTCCTTCGTCCGTCAAGTGTATACCCCGGCGGACGGCTCGGCAGCTACGGATCGCTCTGGGGCTGTTTCGCCGAATACGGCATTGTCACCGATATCGATGCCTTTCGCGAGGACAAAGCCGAGGGCGCGCTCAGTGGATACACCACCTATCAGCAGAAAATACCGAGCGATGCCGTGCGGTCCGATGAAGAGATGACCATGCTCATCACGCTCAAGGAATTGTCGAGCTTTCTCGTCAACTGCGGCGTTGCGCCGTATTCATCGATCGTAGTACTCGGCACAGGGGCGGTAGCCATGGCGGCCGTGTATTTCGCCAAACTTCTGGGTGTTCATCCTGTCATAGCTGTCGGAAGACGAGATGAGGCGCTCGCACACATGAAGGAAGTCGGCGCTGATCATACTATTAATATTGCAAGGGAAGACATGATCGCCGCGGTACGCAAAATTCTTCCCGGCGTGAACCTCGTCGTCGACACGACGGGCAATGTGGAGCTCGCATCGAAGGCGCTCGATATTTGCGCACCGAACGGACGCGTCGTCATGTACGCGCTCCCGGAAAAGAACGACATCACCATTCCCTGGGACCATGCCATCGGTAAAAGCATGGCCGTCGTCGGCCCGAGCGAGAACAAGGCGCATCAGTATCTCATCGATCTCATTCGCTTGAACGCGGTTCCGCTCAAGAAATTCTATTCACACACCATGCCGCTTGCCGATATCGCCGAAGGGTTTGCCATGTTAAAGGAGAAAAAGGCTACGAAAATAGTCTTTACAATATAA
- a CDS encoding SpoIID/LytB domain-containing protein gives MFISIFTVAVLFPIDIRVLIADMPPPYTITGAHVTVLNAAYSNVIADAPSVTFSPNAKGVTVVDKGVFTRVVVTASNASVNGQPFNGTFVLCRDADKLAIINVVPMEDYIAGVLPYEMGPSWPLEALKAQAVAARSYSLHYLLACAGKGNYDVENTTRHQVYRGTRAVTAAVRAAVSATAGEVMLFRNKVVPAYFHASCGGYTEGMYRIFKIDIPYLRGGPCYYCTTNAKRWTLDIPLASFSKLITTGTHTVKSVFITETDASGRAVSLTLVSDGGSFIVPAPLIRKTVGPKKLPSLNFTLAVSNGTAHLKGVGNGHGVGMCQVGAYGMAQHGFTYRTILENYYKLIEIRDVRSVKDISPDIWNLKESYLNAFFSR, from the coding sequence GTGTTCATCTCTATATTCACCGTTGCGGTCCTTTTTCCGATAGACATCCGCGTGCTCATCGCCGACATGCCGCCGCCGTACACGATCACCGGTGCGCACGTCACGGTCCTCAACGCGGCATATTCGAACGTGATAGCCGATGCACCATCGGTGACATTCTCGCCGAATGCCAAGGGTGTAACGGTGGTAGATAAAGGCGTATTCACGCGTGTAGTCGTAACGGCATCGAATGCTTCGGTGAACGGTCAGCCGTTCAACGGAACGTTCGTGCTCTGCCGTGATGCCGATAAACTCGCCATCATCAATGTCGTACCGATGGAAGATTATATCGCGGGCGTGCTCCCGTACGAAATGGGACCGTCATGGCCGCTTGAGGCCCTTAAGGCACAGGCGGTAGCGGCGCGGTCATATTCCCTGCACTATCTTCTTGCCTGTGCGGGAAAAGGGAATTATGATGTTGAGAACACCACGCGGCATCAGGTGTATCGCGGCACACGCGCGGTAACTGCGGCGGTACGTGCGGCCGTGAGCGCCACCGCGGGCGAGGTTATGCTCTTCCGCAACAAAGTCGTTCCTGCGTATTTTCACGCTTCGTGCGGCGGCTACACCGAGGGCATGTACCGAATTTTCAAGATCGATATACCGTATCTGCGCGGCGGTCCGTGCTATTACTGTACGACGAACGCAAAGCGATGGACGCTCGATATCCCCCTCGCATCGTTCTCAAAGCTCATCACCACCGGGACGCATACGGTGAAGAGCGTATTCATCACCGAGACCGATGCGTCAGGGCGTGCGGTTTCGCTTACGCTCGTGTCCGACGGCGGCTCGTTCATCGTCCCCGCGCCGCTCATACGAAAGACCGTCGGTCCGAAAAAACTGCCGTCGCTGAATTTCACGCTTGCCGTGAGCAATGGGACAGCGCATCTGAAGGGCGTAGGCAATGGGCATGGTGTCGGCATGTGCCAGGTTGGCGCCTACGGCATGGCGCAGCATGGCTTTACGTATCGGACCATTCTTGAGAATTATTATAAGCTCATAGAGATACGCGACGTGCGCAGCGTCAAGGACATATCCCCCGATATATGGAATCTCAAGGAAAGCTATCTCAACGCGTTCTTCTCTCGCTAG